The following nucleotide sequence is from Syntrophorhabdaceae bacterium.
CATCTGCTATCAGTCAAAGTGGATCTACTGGTCCGCTATATTCTTCGTAGTCCTTGTCCTGATCATCGGTATGGCGGCGGGCGGTGCGAGAAGGTGGATCAATCTTTTCGGGATAAGCCTCCAGCCGTCGGAGTTTATGAAACCGGCCCTGGTAATTTTTCTTGCGAATATGCTCTACCAGAAGAAGCGGGAAAACGTCGCCCTGGGTTTGAGGGATATCGCGGCCCCCTTGCTATGGACCCTGATCCCTTTTTTCCTCATCGTAAAGCAGCCGGACCTTGGGACCGCGATAATCGTTCTCCTCACGTGCCTCGCCATGCTCTGGTTTGTGGGCTTAAAAAAATCGACCTATGCCATATTGGGTTGCATAGGCGCCGTCACCCCGTTTATAGTGTGGAGATTCCTCCTGAAGCCTTATCAGAAAATGAGGATCCTGAGCTTCATAAACATCGACGCAGACCCTTCGGGTTTCGGGTATCATGCGAAACAGGCGATGATCGCCATCGGGTCGGGCAAATTCCTCGGCAAAGGTTACATGGCCGGCACCCAGCACAAACTCCAGTTTATCCCTGAACACCATACTGATTTCATCTTCACCGTATTCGGAGAGGAATGGGGCTTTGTGGGCTCCATCATCTTTTTTATTCTCTTCATAAGCTTCATATACCGGTGCCTCAAAATATCGCTCACCGCCCATGATGAATTGGGATCCATAATCGCCTTCGGTGCGACCACCATCATTTATCTCCAGTTCACGATCAATGTGCTCATGGCCGCGCACCTGGCGCCCGTGGTGGGCATACCCCTTCCCTTTATCAGCTACGGCGGCTCCTCCCTCGTGACCATCCTGGCGTGCGTGGGTCTCCTTCTGAATATCAATATGAGACGTTATATGTTTTGAATGATTAGGCGGGAAATCCAGATAATTAAGAATCCCGGTCTCTCTCGGAGAGAGACCGGGATTCTTAATTATCTGAGGGCGGACTGTCGAATGTGCTACTGAAGGTCTATTGA
It contains:
- the rodA gene encoding rod shape-determining protein RodA, producing ICYQSKWIYWSAIFFVVLVLIIGMAAGGARRWINLFGISLQPSEFMKPALVIFLANMLYQKKRENVALGLRDIAAPLLWTLIPFFLIVKQPDLGTAIIVLLTCLAMLWFVGLKKSTYAILGCIGAVTPFIVWRFLLKPYQKMRILSFINIDADPSGFGYHAKQAMIAIGSGKFLGKGYMAGTQHKLQFIPEHHTDFIFTVFGEEWGFVGSIIFFILFISFIYRCLKISLTAHDELGSIIAFGATTIIYLQFTINVLMAAHLAPVVGIPLPFISYGGSSLVTILACVGLLLNINMRRYMF